In one window of Burkholderia cepacia ATCC 25416 DNA:
- a CDS encoding ATP-binding cassette domain-containing protein — protein sequence MSDSFLASVRALFGPHTAFDRPLRTASQPPPDAHAPGAALGARAIDVAAGDFRFSARHVRFRLGAVTAIVGPNGSGKTTLLETLLGFRRGGTDVRVLDVPAARFMRDTPSLRRLGAQLQKVEYPDHLRVSEIVALHCAMYVHADAAVTEALGIAELLDKPCRALSKGQRQRVDLYVALAHRPELAVLDEPFTGLDRRYAGVVIDLLRHRARGTSIAMICHAEEELAVVDDLVWVRDGGVRYQGDKDALRAELVGEARAVLHCRDEADARALRKRLAALPGVTGVRVSAAHVVEVFGDATLHPNVHRIVGEQGIQHLALAPSTPGDLLRLCTEGPVHD from the coding sequence ATGAGCGATTCGTTCCTCGCCTCCGTGCGCGCGCTGTTCGGCCCGCACACCGCGTTCGACCGGCCGCTGCGCACGGCCTCGCAGCCGCCGCCCGATGCGCACGCGCCGGGTGCGGCGCTCGGCGCGCGCGCGATCGACGTCGCGGCCGGCGATTTCCGTTTCTCCGCGCGCCACGTGCGATTCCGGCTCGGCGCGGTCACGGCGATCGTCGGGCCGAACGGTTCCGGCAAGACCACGCTGCTCGAAACGCTGCTCGGCTTCCGGCGCGGCGGCACCGACGTGCGCGTGCTCGACGTGCCGGCCGCGCGCTTCATGCGCGACACGCCGTCGCTGCGGCGGCTCGGCGCGCAGCTGCAGAAGGTCGAGTATCCCGACCATCTCCGCGTGTCGGAGATCGTCGCGCTGCACTGCGCGATGTACGTGCACGCGGACGCCGCGGTCACGGAGGCGCTCGGCATCGCCGAATTGCTCGACAAGCCGTGCCGCGCGCTGTCGAAGGGGCAGCGCCAGCGCGTGGATCTCTACGTGGCGCTCGCGCACCGCCCCGAACTGGCCGTGCTCGACGAACCGTTCACCGGCCTCGACCGTCGTTATGCCGGCGTCGTGATCGACCTGCTGCGCCACCGCGCGCGCGGCACGAGCATCGCGATGATCTGCCACGCCGAGGAGGAGCTTGCCGTCGTCGACGATCTCGTCTGGGTGCGCGACGGCGGCGTGCGCTACCAGGGCGACAAGGACGCGCTGCGCGCCGAGCTCGTGGGCGAAGCGCGCGCGGTCCTGCATTGCCGCGACGAAGCCGACGCACGCGCGCTGCGCAAGCGGCTCGCGGCGCTGCCGGGCGTGACCGGCGTGCGCGTGTCGGCCGCGCACGTCGTCGAGGTGTTCGGCGATGCGACGCTGCATCCGAACGTGCACCGCATCGTCGGCGAACAGGGCATCCAGCATCTCGCGCTCGCGCCGAGCACGCCGGGCGACCTGCTGCGCCTCTGTACCGAGGGCCCCGTCCATGACTAA
- a CDS encoding TauD/TfdA family dioxygenase, with amino-acid sequence MTDLAFLAAHAAVRLGADDVHCAAVAPGATLPLCVTPRSAELATSPEMFVAWYRSRLDTIDTLLDACGALLWRGFAVPDTAAFGRLGALYPAHANGYTAGAAPRKQIDGQVYESTRMPPPFKIGLHQEMAYMPAFPRLVAFYCRRPADAGGETPICDMRRVTARVPAALRERFAARGVMYLRNFAAPGDRADGLAANPNLPFAEYHRPWHDAFGTRDRDEVERLCAERGVGCRWLDDGSVTVSHVGSALRAHPRTGETVWFNQASAQHPNPRSMGELSYRYLQRMYGARAAFPYEIRYGDGSPMPFDDLVAIYDAFDEEELAFPWQAGDVLVVDNMLVAHGRNPYRGARDTQVMLFD; translated from the coding sequence ATGACCGACCTCGCCTTTCTCGCCGCGCACGCCGCCGTGCGGCTCGGCGCCGACGACGTGCACTGCGCGGCGGTCGCGCCCGGCGCGACGCTGCCGCTGTGCGTGACGCCGCGCAGCGCCGAGCTCGCGACCTCGCCGGAGATGTTCGTCGCGTGGTACCGCTCGCGGCTCGACACGATCGACACGCTGCTCGACGCGTGCGGCGCGCTGCTGTGGCGCGGTTTCGCGGTGCCCGACACCGCCGCGTTCGGCCGCCTCGGCGCGCTGTATCCGGCGCACGCGAACGGTTACACGGCGGGCGCCGCGCCGCGCAAGCAGATCGACGGCCAGGTGTACGAATCGACCCGCATGCCGCCGCCGTTCAAGATCGGGCTGCATCAGGAGATGGCCTACATGCCCGCGTTCCCGCGCCTCGTCGCGTTCTATTGCCGGCGGCCGGCCGATGCGGGCGGCGAAACGCCGATCTGCGACATGCGGCGCGTGACGGCGCGCGTGCCGGCCGCGCTGCGCGAACGGTTCGCCGCCCGCGGCGTGATGTACCTGCGCAACTTCGCGGCGCCCGGCGATCGCGCGGACGGCCTCGCCGCCAACCCGAACCTGCCGTTCGCCGAATACCACCGGCCGTGGCACGACGCGTTCGGCACGCGCGACCGCGACGAGGTCGAGCGGCTGTGCGCGGAACGCGGCGTCGGCTGCCGCTGGCTCGACGACGGCAGCGTGACCGTGTCGCACGTCGGCAGCGCGCTGCGCGCGCATCCGCGCACCGGCGAAACCGTCTGGTTCAACCAGGCGAGCGCGCAGCACCCGAACCCGCGCTCGATGGGCGAGCTCAGCTACCGCTACCTGCAGCGCATGTACGGCGCGCGCGCCGCGTTCCCGTACGAGATCCGCTACGGCGACGGCTCGCCGATGCCGTTCGACGATCTCGTCGCGATCTACGACGCGTTCGACGAAGAGGAACTCGCATTCCCGTGGCAGGCCGGCGACGTGCTCGTCGTCGACAACATGCTGGTCGCGCACGGCCGCAACCCGTACCGGGGCGCGCGCGACACGCAGGTCATGCTGTTCGACTGA
- a CDS encoding class I SAM-dependent methyltransferase → MLLKNLRPANDYDRFATETLEPWDLLFISRIRQLARGMTPGVIADIGTATGVVPVRLATDPAMRGWRYVGIDLDPAMLDEGRPRIRELDLDDTIEMRVGDALALPFDDGTLTMAVGRATLHHLPDKALSLTEMYRVLEPGGIALVHDMRRDAPQHLLDRFTEMRAAADYPPTHVEEKITLDEAHALVAEAGLADVASIYSPSAGLGALGFEILLKKPALA, encoded by the coding sequence ATGCTGCTCAAGAACCTGCGCCCGGCGAACGACTACGATCGCTTCGCCACCGAAACGCTCGAACCGTGGGACCTGCTGTTCATCAGCCGCATCCGCCAGCTCGCGCGCGGGATGACGCCCGGCGTGATCGCCGACATCGGCACGGCCACCGGCGTCGTGCCGGTGCGGCTCGCCACCGACCCGGCGATGCGCGGCTGGCGCTACGTCGGCATCGACCTCGATCCGGCGATGCTCGACGAAGGCCGCCCGCGCATCCGCGAACTCGATCTCGACGACACGATCGAGATGCGCGTCGGCGACGCGCTCGCGCTGCCGTTCGACGACGGCACACTGACGATGGCCGTCGGCCGCGCGACGCTGCACCACCTGCCCGACAAGGCGCTCAGCCTGACCGAGATGTATCGCGTGCTGGAGCCGGGCGGCATCGCGCTCGTGCACGACATGCGCCGCGACGCGCCGCAGCACCTGCTCGACCGCTTCACCGAGATGCGCGCCGCCGCCGACTATCCGCCGACCCACGTCGAGGAAAAGATCACGCTCGACGAAGCGCACGCGCTCGTCGCCGAAGCCGGCCTCGCGGACGTCGCGTCGATCTACAGCCCGAGCGCCGGGCTCGGCGCGCTCGGCTTCGAGATCCTGCTGAAGAAACCGGCGCTGGCCTGA
- a CDS encoding citrate/2-methylcitrate synthase — MDTTLDSGTNASAASTGGAPRNLLGRPATRHRGTDIDGATLEPEALRVRDLDLNALIGATTFEGALAHLWFDVAPDNAAHGKHEAAIRTRLAAFAEALAPGSAAQSVAADLGAAGVAPVFAAASGLLRGFDDVTARMPGNAPDDADLDTMLLCAAAAPFLLHAAIEGRPFAAGTDGGASLDTAATQAQRMLVLTGATRRDAQAQTAMDMLLVAWHAGFGYITPTVLAPRVAIGTGVTLTQAIASGFLASGPSHVGAALEAMHWLAALARSAPGGIDAPPAALDAAGRAAIDAALDAKHTLYGFGHPLFVADPRPPHMRGLFAAHGFDGAYVTLFDACSAQADARRALRPNIDFLTAATLLELGVAAPSWGVGVGLGARIAAMAAHAVERRRRPAFGVNSATARRLLAAVPVGWL, encoded by the coding sequence CGCGACGCTCGAGCCCGAAGCGCTGCGCGTGCGCGATCTCGACCTGAACGCGCTGATCGGCGCGACGACGTTCGAAGGCGCGCTCGCGCACCTGTGGTTCGACGTCGCGCCGGACAACGCGGCTCATGGCAAGCACGAGGCGGCGATCCGCACGCGGCTCGCGGCGTTCGCCGAGGCGCTGGCGCCCGGCTCGGCCGCGCAGTCCGTCGCCGCGGATCTCGGCGCGGCGGGTGTCGCGCCGGTGTTCGCGGCCGCGTCCGGCCTGTTGCGCGGCTTCGACGACGTGACGGCACGCATGCCCGGCAACGCGCCGGACGACGCCGACCTCGACACGATGCTGCTGTGCGCGGCGGCCGCGCCGTTCCTGCTGCACGCGGCGATCGAAGGCCGCCCGTTTGCCGCCGGCACCGACGGCGGCGCTTCGCTCGATACCGCCGCGACACAAGCGCAACGCATGCTCGTGCTGACCGGCGCGACGCGCCGCGATGCGCAGGCGCAAACCGCAATGGACATGCTGCTCGTCGCGTGGCACGCCGGCTTCGGCTACATCACGCCGACCGTGCTCGCGCCGCGCGTCGCGATCGGCACCGGCGTCACGCTCACGCAGGCGATCGCGTCCGGTTTCCTCGCGAGCGGCCCGTCGCACGTCGGCGCGGCACTCGAAGCGATGCACTGGCTCGCCGCGCTCGCACGCTCGGCCCCGGGCGGCATCGACGCACCGCCCGCCGCGCTCGACGCCGCCGGCCGCGCGGCGATCGATGCGGCGCTCGACGCGAAACACACGCTGTACGGCTTCGGCCATCCGCTGTTCGTCGCCGATCCGCGGCCGCCACACATGCGCGGCCTGTTCGCCGCACACGGCTTCGACGGCGCGTACGTGACGCTGTTCGACGCGTGCAGCGCCCAGGCCGACGCCCGCCGCGCGTTGCGGCCTAACATCGATTTCCTGACGGCCGCGACGCTGCTCGAACTCGGTGTCGCCGCGCCGTCGTGGGGCGTCGGTGTCGGGCTCGGCGCGCGCATCGCGGCGATGGCCGCGCATGCGGTCGAGCGCCGGCGCCGCCCGGCCTTCGGCGTCAACAGCGCGACCGCGCGACGGCTGCTGGCCGCCGTGCCGGTCGGCTGGCTGTGA